One Zeugodacus cucurbitae isolate PBARC_wt_2022May chromosome 3, idZeuCucr1.2, whole genome shotgun sequence genomic region harbors:
- the LOC105214749 gene encoding SUMO-conjugating enzyme UBC9-B, whose protein sequence is MSGIAITRLGEERKAWRKDHPFGFVARPAKNPDGTLNLMIWECAIPGKKGTAWEGGLYKLRMIFKDDYPTSPPKCKFEPPLFHPNVYPSGTVCLSLLDEEKDWRPAITIKQILLGIQDLLNEPNIKDPAQAEAYTIYCQNRLEYEKRVRAQARAMAATE, encoded by the coding sequence ATGTCAGGAATAGCAATTACACGCTTAGGTGAGGAACGCAAAGCATGGCGTAAGGACCATCCATTCGGCTTTGTCGCCCGTCCAGCCAAAAATCCAGATGGCACTCTCAATCTTATGATTTGGGAATGTGCGATTCCCGGTAAGAAGGGCACTGCTTGGGAAGGTGGTCTGTACAAGTTGCGTATGATCTTCAAAGATGATTATCCCACATCGCCACCAAAATGTAAATTCGAACCACCACTATTCCATCCAAACGTGTATCCGTCTGGTACGGTTTGTTTGTCATTGTTGGATGAGGAGAAAGATTGGCGTCCCGCCATTACCATTAAACAGATATTGCTCGGCATTCAAGATTTGCTGAATGAACCGAACATTAAGGATCCAGCGCAGGCAGAAGCATACACAATCTATTGTCAAAATCGTTTGGAGTATGAAAAACGTGTGCGGGCACAGGCACGTGCAATGGCTGCCACTGAATAG